Proteins from a genomic interval of Cuculus canorus isolate bCucCan1 chromosome 19, bCucCan1.pri, whole genome shotgun sequence:
- the MRRF gene encoding ribosome-recycling factor, mitochondrial isoform X2, which produces MATALRCVRHVPSLLYRSWCGAVRRLPQAPAGCPASLLDGCGQRVQLVLLARQLATKKAKGKGQAPAKVNISATLVEDIINLEETNEDMQAVIEALKEDFSRNLSVRTSPGALDHIIVMTRDGKFPLNQLGQISQKSPQLIVVNMTNFPESTAAAAKAIRESGMNLNPEVDGTIIRVPIPKVTREHRESLARLAKQSTNKSKEALRKVRSKSVNQVKKFKSKVSEDTIWLLEKQIQQMTDSAASEMDKLLAAKTKELLG; this is translated from the exons ATGGCAACGGCACTACGATGTGTCCGTCATGTGCCTTCCCTGCTTTATCGTTCCTGGTGCGGCGCGGTGCGGAGGCTGCCGCAGGCTCCCGCGGGCTGCCCAGCCTCGCTCCTGGACGGCTGCGGGCAGCGTGtccagctggtgctgctggccagGCAGCTGGCTACCAAAAAAG CTAAAGGTAAAGGCCAGGCTCCAGCCAAAGTGAATATCAGTGCCACCCTAGTGGAGGATATTATCAATTTGGAGGAAACCAATGAAGACATGCAGGCAGTGATAGAAGCTCTGAAAGAAGATTTCAGCAGAAATCTCAGTGTTAGAACCTCACCAG GGGCCCTTGATCACATAATCGTGATGACAAGAGACGGGAAGTTTCCGCTGAACCAGCTGGGGCAGATCTCACAGAAGTCACCGCAGCTCATTGTAGTGAACATGACCAATTTTCCAGAG AGCACAGCTGCGGCTGCGAAGGCTATAAGGGAGAGTGGCATGAACCTGAACCCAGAAGTGGATGGGACAATAATTCGGGTGCCAATTCCTAA GGTAACGAGAGAGCACAGGGAGAGCCTGGCCAGGCTTGCCAAGCAGTCCACCAACAAGTCTAAAGAGGCCCTGAGAAAGGTGCGAAGCAAAAGTGTGAACCAGGTAAAGAAATTCAAGAGCAAAGTGTCTGAAGACACCATCTGGCTGCTAGAAAagcag ATCCAACAAATGACAGACAGTGCCGCCTCCGAGATGGACAAGCTGCTGGCAGCAAAGACCAAGGAGCTGCTTGGATAA
- the MRRF gene encoding ribosome-recycling factor, mitochondrial isoform X1: MATALRCVRHVPSLLYRSWCGAVRRLPQAPAGCPASLLDGCGQRVQLVLLARQLATKKAKGKGQAPAKVNISATLVEDIINLEETNEDMQAVIEALKEDFSRNLSVRTSPGALDHIIVMTRDGKFPLNQLGQISQKSPQLIVVNMTNFPESTAAAAKAIRESGMNLNPEVDGTIIRVPIPNSRKVFMKEYTTERCGGIARITAGVQKRQTNRKLRDNTVSAEVDSFVRGGMRKVKSSPNCPCLLLKTLFSLTYHGCTRVVFYLVQVQLCFST, translated from the exons ATGGCAACGGCACTACGATGTGTCCGTCATGTGCCTTCCCTGCTTTATCGTTCCTGGTGCGGCGCGGTGCGGAGGCTGCCGCAGGCTCCCGCGGGCTGCCCAGCCTCGCTCCTGGACGGCTGCGGGCAGCGTGtccagctggtgctgctggccagGCAGCTGGCTACCAAAAAAG CTAAAGGTAAAGGCCAGGCTCCAGCCAAAGTGAATATCAGTGCCACCCTAGTGGAGGATATTATCAATTTGGAGGAAACCAATGAAGACATGCAGGCAGTGATAGAAGCTCTGAAAGAAGATTTCAGCAGAAATCTCAGTGTTAGAACCTCACCAG GGGCCCTTGATCACATAATCGTGATGACAAGAGACGGGAAGTTTCCGCTGAACCAGCTGGGGCAGATCTCACAGAAGTCACCGCAGCTCATTGTAGTGAACATGACCAATTTTCCAGAG AGCACAGCTGCGGCTGCGAAGGCTATAAGGGAGAGTGGCATGAACCTGAACCCAGAAGTGGATGGGACAATAATTCGGGTGCCAATTCCTAA CTCTCGGAAGGTGTTTATGAAAGAATATACAACAGAGAGATGTGGTGGAATTGCCAGAATTACAGCAGGTGTgcagaaaaggcaaacaaatcGGAAATTAAGAGACAATACAGTTTCTGCAGAGGTGGATTCTTTTGTGAGGGGAGGCAtgagaaaagtaaaatcaagCCCGAATTGTCCTTGTCTGctattaaaaacactttttagCCTTACCTATCATGGATGCACACGAGTCGTATTTTACCTTGTGCAGGTCCAGCTCTGTTTTAGCACTTGA
- the RBM18 gene encoding probable RNA-binding protein 18: MEPGRQTLENASILSEGALQDGHRLWIGNLDPKITEYHLLKLLQKFGKVKQFDFLFHKSGALEGQPRGYCFVNFETKQEAEKAIQCLNGKLALSKKLVVRWAHAQVKRYDHNKNEKILPISLEPSSSTEPPQSNLSVSAKIKAIEAKLKMMAENPDAEYAAAPVYSYFKPPDKKRTTPYSRAAWKSRR; encoded by the exons ATGGAGCCGGGGCGCCAGACGCTGGAGAACGCCTCCATCCTCTCCGAGGGCGCCCTGCAGGACGGGCACCGCCTCTGGATCGGCAATCTCGACCCTAAAATCACCGA GTACCACCTCCTCAAACTCCTTCAGAAGTTCGGCAAAGTAAAGCAATTTGACTTTCTCTTTCACAAGTCTGGGGCTCTGGAGGGGCAGCCAAGGGGTTACTGCTTTGTGAACTTTGAGACCAAACAG GAAGCGGAGAAGGCGATCCAGTGTCTCAATGGGAAGCTGGCCCTTTCCAAGAAATTAGTGGTGCGGTGGGCACACGCACAAGTCAAG AGATATGATCACAATAAGAATGAGAAGATCCTGCCAATCAGTCTAGAGCCATCTTCCAGCACGGAGCCACCCCAGTCTAACCTCAG cGTCAGCGCAAAAATTAAGGCCATTGAAGCCAAGTTGAAAATGATGGCAGAAAACCCAGATGCAGAATATGCTGCAGCACCCGTTTATTCTTACTTCAAACCACCGGATAAGAAAAGGACTACTCCTTATTCCAGAGCAGCCTGGAAATCTAGAAGATGA